The Rhinolophus ferrumequinum isolate MPI-CBG mRhiFer1 chromosome 28, mRhiFer1_v1.p, whole genome shotgun sequence genome has a window encoding:
- the CIB1 gene encoding calcium and integrin-binding protein 1, whose protein sequence is MGGSGSRLSKELLAEYQDLTFLTKQEILLAHRRFCELLPPEHRKTEDSLQARVSLEQILSLPELKANPFKERICKVFSTSPNRDSLSFEDFLDLLSVFSDTATPDIKSHYAFRIFDFDDDGTLNREDLSRLVNCLTGEGEDTRLSTSEMKQLIDNILEESDIDRDGTINLSEFQHVISRSPDFASSFKIVL, encoded by the exons ATGGGGGGCTCGGGCAGCCGCCTGTCCAAGGAGCTGCTGGCCGAGTACCAG GACTTGACGTTCCTGACCAAGCAGGAGATCCTCCT AGCCCACAGGCGGTTCTGTGAGCTGCTTCCGCCGGAGCACCGGAAGACGGAGGACTCACTGCAGGCACGAGTGTCCCTGGAGCAGATCCTCAGCCTCCCAGAGCTCAAG GCCAACCCCTTCAAGGAGCGAATCTGCAAGGTCTTCTCAACCTCCCCAAACAGAGACAGCCTGAGCTTCGAGGACTTCCTGGACCTCCTCAGTGTGTTCAGTGACACAGCGACGCCAGACATCAAGTCCCACTACGCCTTCCGCATCTTCG ATTTCGATGACGATGGAACCTTGAACAGAGAAGACCTGAGCCGGCTCGTGAACTGCCTCACAGGAGAGGGCGAGGACACGCGGCTCAGTACTTCAGAGATGAAGCAGCTCATTGACAAC aTCCTGGAAGAGTCCGACATTGACAGGGATGGGACCATCAACCTCTCCGAGTTCCAGCACGTCATCTCCCGTTCACCGGACTTCGCCAG CTCCTTCAAGATTGTCCTGTGA